A genome region from Mycobacterium florentinum includes the following:
- a CDS encoding DUF3515 domain-containing protein, with translation MMTGSDSDDPGGPPRALLIVAVVVAVLAIGIVLVIAATRAAPPQPVALPTVPAPQAGSSACHALLAALPQRLGDYQRAPLAQPAPEGATAWRGGTGNEPVVLRCGLERPTGFVVGSPIQSVDRVQWFEVAGDRQSAGDAGRSTWYAVDRPVYLALTLPSGSGPTPIQQLSEVIDHTITAVPIDPARPPER, from the coding sequence ATGATGACCGGTTCGGACTCCGACGACCCAGGCGGACCGCCGCGGGCCCTGCTGATCGTCGCGGTCGTGGTGGCGGTCCTCGCGATCGGCATCGTGCTCGTCATCGCGGCCACCCGTGCGGCACCGCCGCAGCCGGTCGCTCTTCCCACCGTGCCGGCGCCGCAGGCCGGAAGTTCGGCATGCCACGCGCTATTGGCGGCGCTGCCCCAGCGGCTCGGCGACTATCAGCGCGCGCCGCTGGCGCAGCCGGCACCCGAGGGCGCGACCGCGTGGCGCGGCGGAACCGGCAACGAGCCGGTGGTGTTGCGCTGCGGGCTCGAGCGCCCGACCGGTTTCGTGGTGGGATCCCCGATCCAGAGCGTCGACCGGGTGCAGTGGTTCGAGGTGGCCGGCGATCGGCAATCCGCCGGTGACGCAGGCAGATCCACGTGGTACGCGGTGGACCGGCCGGTGTATCTGGCGCTGACGCTGCCGTCGGGATCCGGGCCGACACCGATCCAGCAGCTCTCCGAGGTGATCGACCACACCATCACGGCGGTGCCCATCGACCCCGCTCGGCCGCCCGAGCGTTAG
- a CDS encoding D-alanine--D-alanine ligase family protein — translation MNASDATSRPSASGGSRVRVAVVFGGRSNEHAISCVSAGSILRNLDPRRFDVVAIGITPEGSWVLTDGDPDALAISNRQLPGVTTASGTELALPADPQRGGQLVSLPPGAGEVLGSVDVVFPVLHGPYGEDGTIQGLLELAGVPYVGAGVLSSAVGMDKEFTKKLLAAEGIPVGPYTVLRPQHTLPPEERERLGLPVFVKPARGGSSIGVNRVAGWDELAAAVADARRHDPKVIVEAAINGRELECGVLEMPDGAIEASTVGEIRVAGVRGREDGFYDFATKYLDDAAELDVPAKVDDDIADNVRQLAIRAFKAIDCQGLARVDFFLTEDGPVINEVNTMPGFTTISMYPRMWAASGIDYQSLLATMVETAVARGTGLR, via the coding sequence GTGAACGCCAGCGATGCGACGAGCCGGCCCTCCGCGTCAGGGGGCAGCCGGGTGCGCGTTGCTGTCGTGTTCGGTGGGCGCAGCAACGAGCACGCCATCTCGTGCGTGTCCGCGGGCAGCATCCTGCGCAATCTCGACCCCCGGCGATTCGACGTGGTGGCGATCGGCATCACCCCCGAAGGGTCATGGGTGCTCACCGACGGCGACCCCGACGCACTGGCGATCAGTAACCGGCAACTGCCGGGGGTGACCACCGCGTCGGGAACCGAGCTGGCGCTGCCGGCCGATCCGCAGCGCGGCGGCCAGCTGGTGTCGCTGCCGCCCGGCGCCGGCGAGGTGCTGGGGTCGGTCGACGTGGTGTTCCCGGTGCTGCACGGGCCCTACGGCGAGGACGGCACCATCCAGGGGCTGCTCGAACTCGCCGGCGTGCCGTACGTCGGCGCCGGCGTGCTGTCCAGCGCCGTCGGGATGGACAAGGAATTCACCAAGAAGCTGCTCGCCGCCGAGGGAATACCGGTTGGCCCCTATACGGTGCTGCGCCCGCAGCACACGCTGCCCCCCGAGGAGCGCGAGCGGCTGGGCTTGCCGGTGTTCGTCAAACCCGCGCGCGGTGGTTCGTCGATCGGTGTCAACCGGGTGGCGGGTTGGGATGAACTGGCCGCCGCGGTGGCGGATGCGCGCCGGCACGATCCGAAGGTGATCGTCGAAGCCGCGATCAACGGTCGCGAGCTGGAGTGCGGTGTGCTCGAAATGCCGGACGGCGCAATAGAAGCCAGCACGGTGGGGGAGATCCGGGTGGCCGGTGTGCGCGGTCGTGAGGACGGTTTCTACGACTTCGCCACCAAATACCTCGACGACGCAGCCGAATTGGACGTGCCTGCCAAGGTCGACGACGACATCGCGGACAACGTGCGCCAATTGGCGATCCGCGCGTTCAAGGCCATCGACTGCCAGGGCCTGGCCCGGGTCGACTTCTTCCTCACCGAGGACGGGCCGGTGATCAACGAGGTCAACACGATGCCGGGGTTCACCACGATCTCGATGTACCCGCGGATGTGGGCGGCCAGCGGCATCGACTATCAGAGCCTGCTGGCGACCATGGTCGAAACGGCCGTGGCCCGGGGAACGGGTCTGCGCTAA
- the cofC gene encoding 2-phospho-L-lactate guanylyltransferase has translation MSATRGDGAGDVALIIAVKRLAAAKTRLAPVFSARTRETVVLAMLVDTVTAAAGVASVGSITVITPDEDAAAAAAALGAQVITDPTPEGHDDPLNHAIVTAERSVAESFSNVVALQGDLPALQTQELAEAITAARQHRRSFVADRLATGTAALCAFGTPLDPQFGSDSAARHRRSGAIELTGAWPGLRCDVDTPADLVAARRLGVGGATARAIGHP, from the coding sequence ATGAGCGCCACACGGGGTGACGGTGCCGGCGACGTCGCGTTGATCATCGCCGTCAAGCGGTTGGCCGCCGCCAAGACCCGATTGGCTCCGGTGTTCTCCGCCCGGACCCGCGAGACCGTGGTGCTGGCCATGCTGGTCGACACCGTGACGGCCGCGGCCGGCGTCGCATCCGTCGGCTCGATCACCGTGATCACGCCCGACGAGGACGCGGCCGCGGCGGCCGCAGCGCTCGGAGCGCAGGTGATCACCGACCCCACGCCCGAGGGCCACGACGATCCGCTGAACCATGCGATTGTCACCGCCGAACGTTCGGTGGCCGAATCATTCTCCAATGTTGTTGCGCTGCAAGGCGATTTACCCGCGCTGCAGACGCAGGAGCTGGCCGAAGCGATCACCGCGGCGCGCCAGCACCGACGCAGCTTCGTCGCCGACCGGCTGGCGACCGGCACCGCGGCACTGTGTGCATTCGGCACCCCGCTGGATCCTCAGTTCGGGTCGGATTCGGCGGCGCGACATCGTCGTTCGGGTGCGATCGAGCTGACGGGCGCGTGGCCCGGCCTGCGCTGCGACGTCGACACTCCCGCCGATTTGGTCGCCGCCCGCCGGCTCGGCGTGGGAGGGGCGACCGCCCGCGCCATCGGCCACCCCTGA
- a CDS encoding thiamine-phosphate kinase, with protein sequence MRAGGGYVRQKEPGESPTLGQLGEFAVIDRLVRGRVQPDAVLLGPGDDAAVVSAGDGRSLVSTDMLVADRHFRLDWSTPHDVGRKAIAQNAADIEAMGGRATAFVVGFGAPADTATADAEAVVDGMWDEAARIGAGIVGGDMVSAPLWVLSVAVLGDLGGRTPVLRSGAKPGAVVAVAGELGRSGAGYSLWHKEIGGFDELRTRHLVPEPPYGQGAVAADAGAQAMIDVSDGLVADLRHVAGASGVGIDLSTAALAPDRDALSAAGAAAGIDPWSWVLGGGEDHALVACFAGPVPPGWRVIGQVLDGPARVLVDGAQWQGYAGWQSFEG encoded by the coding sequence ATGCGCGCCGGAGGAGGTTACGTGCGCCAAAAAGAACCGGGGGAGTCGCCCACCCTGGGCCAGCTCGGTGAATTCGCCGTCATCGACCGGCTGGTGCGCGGCCGTGTTCAGCCCGACGCCGTCCTGCTGGGGCCCGGTGACGACGCGGCGGTGGTGTCGGCCGGTGACGGCCGCAGCCTGGTGTCGACCGACATGCTGGTGGCGGACCGGCATTTCCGGCTGGACTGGTCCACGCCGCACGACGTCGGCCGCAAGGCGATCGCCCAGAACGCCGCGGACATCGAGGCGATGGGTGGCCGGGCCACGGCCTTCGTGGTCGGCTTCGGTGCGCCCGCCGACACCGCGACGGCGGATGCGGAAGCCGTGGTCGACGGAATGTGGGACGAGGCAGCGCGAATCGGTGCCGGGATCGTGGGCGGCGATATGGTCAGCGCCCCGCTGTGGGTGCTGTCCGTGGCGGTGCTGGGTGATCTGGGCGGCCGCACGCCGGTATTGCGGTCCGGGGCGAAACCGGGTGCGGTGGTTGCCGTCGCCGGTGAACTCGGCCGCTCGGGAGCCGGATACTCGCTGTGGCACAAAGAGATTGGCGGATTCGACGAATTGCGTACCCGTCATCTGGTGCCCGAGCCGCCCTACGGCCAGGGTGCGGTGGCCGCGGATGCGGGCGCGCAGGCGATGATCGACGTCTCCGACGGCCTGGTCGCCGATCTGCGCCACGTCGCCGGCGCATCGGGGGTGGGTATCGACTTGTCCACCGCGGCGCTGGCCCCCGATCGCGACGCGCTCAGCGCGGCCGGCGCGGCGGCGGGCATCGATCCATGGTCGTGGGTGCTGGGTGGCGGCGAAGACCACGCGCTGGTGGCCTGTTTCGCGGGCCCGGTGCCACCCGGGTGGCGCGTCATCGGGCAGGTGCTCGACGGCCCGGCCCGGGTGCTCGTCGACGGCGCGCAGTGGCAGGGATACGCGGGCTGGCAGTCGTTCGAGGGTTAG
- a CDS encoding NAD(P)H-dependent glycerol-3-phosphate dehydrogenase, with protein MASTSGAVAVMGAGAWGTALAQVLAEALGGSGAPEAEIRLWARRSDVAEQINATRYNPAYLPGTKLAPAVRATSDAVEALRGVTTVLLGVPAQNLRSNLEQWAPLIADGATLVSLAKGIELGTLMRMSQVIVSVTGVDPSQVAVISGPNLASEIAQCQPTATVIACSDSGRAVALQRMLNTGYFRPYTNSDVVGTEIGGACKNVIALACGMAAGVGLGENTAAAIITRGLAEIMRLGIALGAKGATLAGLAGVGDLVATCTSPHSRNRSMGERLGRGASMQSALEGKDGHVVEGVTSCESVLALASSYDVEMPLTDAVHRVCHRGLSVDEAMALLLGRSTKPE; from the coding sequence ATGGCCAGCACATCGGGCGCCGTCGCGGTGATGGGTGCCGGAGCGTGGGGAACGGCGCTGGCCCAGGTGCTCGCCGAGGCCCTCGGCGGGAGCGGAGCGCCGGAAGCGGAGATCAGACTGTGGGCCCGGCGATCCGACGTGGCCGAGCAGATCAACGCCACCCGCTACAACCCCGCCTATCTGCCCGGCACCAAGCTGGCGCCCGCCGTCCGGGCCACCTCCGACGCGGTCGAGGCGCTGCGCGGGGTGACGACGGTGCTGCTGGGCGTGCCGGCCCAGAACCTGCGCAGCAACCTCGAGCAGTGGGCTCCGCTGATCGCCGACGGCGCGACCCTGGTCAGCCTGGCCAAGGGCATCGAGCTCGGCACCCTGATGCGAATGAGCCAGGTCATCGTCTCGGTCACCGGTGTTGATCCGTCGCAGGTCGCGGTGATTTCCGGGCCGAACCTGGCCAGTGAAATCGCCCAATGTCAACCCACCGCCACCGTGATCGCGTGCAGCGACTCCGGCCGTGCGGTCGCCCTGCAGCGGATGCTGAACACCGGGTACTTCCGCCCCTACACCAACAGCGATGTGGTCGGCACCGAGATCGGCGGGGCCTGCAAGAACGTCATCGCGCTCGCGTGCGGGATGGCCGCGGGCGTCGGCCTGGGCGAAAACACCGCCGCGGCGATCATCACCCGCGGTCTGGCCGAGATCATGCGGCTGGGCATCGCGCTGGGCGCCAAGGGTGCAACGCTGGCCGGCCTGGCCGGTGTGGGTGATCTGGTCGCTACCTGCACGTCGCCGCATTCGCGCAACCGCTCGATGGGCGAGCGGCTGGGCCGGGGCGCAAGCATGCAGTCGGCGTTGGAGGGTAAGGACGGGCACGTCGTCGAGGGTGTGACGTCGTGCGAATCCGTACTCGCGCTGGCGTCCAGCTACGACGTCGAGATGCCCCTCACCGATGCGGTGCACCGGGTCTGCCACAGGGGACTCTCGGTCGACGAGGCGATGGCCCTGTTGCTGGGCCGCAGCACCAAACCGGAGTGA